The following DNA comes from Camelina sativa cultivar DH55 chromosome 14, Cs, whole genome shotgun sequence.
taactgcaaaacagtttttgaatctttgaaggtcttgttgatgataggaggaggtTTAGGTGCATAAGAggtgtacctttgccttacctgagggctcTGGTGTGTGGAGGAGGAAGTCTTCTGTTTGGAAACAGCTTCAGGAATGGGAGCATCagtcgttgtagtatagtggtaagtattcctgcctgtcacgcgggtgacccgggttcgatctccggcaacggcgccaaaatttgataggctcaaatttaccctagagctactctctcaaattaagagatcaattgtagtacttaggagtcgaattccacaagtactcaagtctacacaataaattatagagttttatgaattacactaaacaaaataatttaaattaaaaaagcaatgcaaaatattaaattaaactgttgtaaattcaaaagattaaaaagctaggcctagggaatttctcaggaaattacaaattattaaatcaagaaataattaggattcaagcaattaagaacaaatctagaactctaaactcttttgtaaaataaatcagttctcactgcaaatattatctaaatttaaaaccagaaaatccaaatctctttgtaaaattctaggttaaaaatcagctttaaattcaggtttagataagttcacaaaattactaaatcaaatctctttgcagaaagtaattttgctcatcaaatgttttaatcaggaaaatcaattatattctcatatcaatttattttcctaaagtattaattctagatggccaatcaaggattaataatgaagaacaacctatgatgaagatctagaaagataatgaatcataaataaacagatctaataaatcataaaatccctgtgaaaaaccctaaacctaacaagcaaactactcagacataatcaatgaagaacaaaatatctttctgaataataagcaattgaaattaaaaagagtaagaaagagttcaagaattcttctcttaatgcagatctctctctctaaaactctcaaaatctcacaaggttacaggaaaataaaacttgctagaaaataacttaaaggtttacaaaactcaaaaacactataaatatgttCTAAAACACATCTAGAggcttatgttgcaaatatggaaaactttggctGAATTTGtaaactttccaaaatttgGCTTCTCTCGCAGACAAAACagggtgttgaccgacaccaaggtATCGATACCATCACTCTTCATCAATTCCAAGTTCTCTTCCATGATAAATTGCTCCAAAATCTCTCTAATTGCTTCATTTTGCTCATTTTATGCCAAAttcctataaaacctgtaaaaactctcaaaaaaaatatttcaaaacaaatcaaaaaagtctaaaagactatttatatcatggttaaaaaccacaaaaacaatgATATATTAATACtctatacaaaaacaaaaaacaaaaacaggtcCAGTCTCCACGTCGGCAACGCGTGGCTACGGTTTACAATCATAATAATGTATTGACTTATATACgtaagaagaagactaaaaTAGTTGACAATTAAATTTGaatgacaaaataataattagatcaaaatatttattttaaaaaagagagtAGGGTATAGTTTTCTAGTTTATTCATGTTTGGTAAAATACACCtaactaagttttttttacaaaaatgtaaattattaaataaatcaacaaaggcttaaaaaaaaattcatagcaCCTAATTAACCTTTATCCAATGTCGTTATCGGCCTATATATAATCATAGAATTATAACAGTCATTAGTTTGAACGATATATGattaagacatatatataagagtATATAGATTATAGTTATACTTTAAATTTACATCGTCTATTATTCTGTAAAGCATAGAGTAAAGCTTAAATAATAAGTATTATTTTACTTGTTTTGGCATTGGCATTATGTATGTAGTACTGACTACTGCAAACTTAAATTAGGAGAGGTGGGGTGGGGAATCTCATCATCTACAGACATAGGTGAAAGTGAGAGGTCGATGAAACCGTAGGAGACCCAAAAACACGTGTCATGCTATGATTCGATTGTACGCTAAGCAAACGAGTCATGATTGGGTTTTTAGAGTCTTCTGCGGATCCACGCGGTCATCAGACGACCTTTCCCAACACCCGTTCCCAATGTTTCCGTTTCCGGTCTGCTTCTTGATACGTCGCCGTTGGGCATACTTTAAGTTTAACCAGACGAATATAACCGGTTCTCGTGAACCCGAAAATTAAGTGCAAATTACATGATCGAAGAAAACCGCTTATGGGCTTTAATGAGAAATAGAACTTTGGAAGAGACATTTATGGGCTTTAATCTGTCTCTCCAAACCCATAGGCCTATAGACAGAGAAGAGTAGAAATAGTCCTTTGCTTAATAATTGTTTGATTGACTCAATCGTTATCGAATTAAGGTTAAATTAATCGATTGGTCTTTGATTAATGGATTTATATCTGCAATGACGTGCGCACTTGTACATTATAATCATCCATGTGAATAGCGAACAGTATGAGACTtcgataataaaaaaaagagacccAATGTATAAAGTAAATTAACGCATTTACAATTATTAAATTAGCCGTTAACACCTCTTACTTAAACATCTCTAGACcgaacaaagaaagagagaaaagagagaaaagaaacagagcaacaatGGCGAAAGTAAATCGCTCCAAAATTGGTCTGTCACTGTTACTGTCGTTGTTGCTATGCAACTTTATCACCGAtcttgaagcttcttcttcacaccaAGATCTCGACCAACCGTACCGGACCGGTTATCACTTTCAACCTCCCAGAAATTGGATGAACGGTATGTACCGTACCGATCTTGATCTACTATCTTCTTATACAAATCCATCGATGTTATTATGTGTTCGATCCTCTAAATTAACATATCCTTTTCTTGGTTGCCTCCGTCCGTTCTTTTCGATGAAATCTAATTCGACCAAATCTAATCCTCAGATCCTAATGGTtagttctttttatttcattatctataaaagtattattaattcccaaaatagaaaatattaatcttttttttttcttgtgtgggGTAGGACCAATGATATACAAAGGAATATATCATCTGTTTTACCAATATAACCCATACGGCGCCGTTTGGGATGTAAGAATCGTATGGGGACACTCNTGACGCGTCACTACTCCATCAAATTCGAATAAAACCGGTTCTCGTGAACCCGAACATTAATTGCAAATTGTTTAGATGATCGAACAAAACCGAGGAAATTGGAAACTGATAGAAGAAGATATACGAGCGAACAAGCTTGTTTGGTTtcggtttagttttatttataataaaattaagcCAAATCAGTAGTCTTTTTTGCATATTTCATTTCGGTTTTGGTCCGGTTGAGTTTTTGGCTTTGTAATTTTGGTAGAGAGAGACTTGAGAAAAAGAAGGATTTAGaattagagagaagagaacaaagCCACTTTAGAGCTATGGAAGAGACATTTATGGGCttcaatctttctcttcaaACCCATAGGCCTAGAGACAGAGAAGAGTAGATATAATAGTCCTTTGCTTAATAATTGTTGATTGACTCAATCGTTATCGAATTAAGGTTAATTAATGGATTGGTCTTTGATTAATGGATTTATGTCTGCAATTACGTGCCCACTTGTACATTGCTAATCTCTTAACCATGTGGATAGCGAACAATATGAGATAAGATAACTCATTTACAATTATTAAATTAGCCGTTAACACCTCGTACTTTAACATCTCTAGACcgaacaaagagagaagaaagagaccAAATAAGCAGAGCAACAATGGCGAAAGTAAATCGCTCCAATATTGGTCTGTCACTGTTACTTTCTTTGTTGCTCTGCTACTTTATCACCGAtcttgaagcttcttcttcacaccaAGATCTCAACCAACCGTACCGGACCGGTTATCACTTTCAACCTCCCAGAAATTGGATGAACGGTATGTACCGCACCGATCTTGATCTGATATTATCTTATACAAATCCATCGATGTTATTATGTATTCATTTGATCCTCTAAATTTAACATATTCTTTTCTTGGTTGCCTCCGTTCTGTTCGATGAAATCTAATTCGACCAAATCTAATCCACAGATCCTAATGGTTAGTTCTTTTTATTCCATTATCTATATAAGTATTATTAATtcccaaaatagaaaatattaattttgtttttcttttcttttcttgtgtgttttctGGTGTGGGTAGGACCAATGATATACAAAGGAATATATCATCTATTTTACCAATATAATCCATACGGCGCCGTTTGGGATGTAAGAATCGTATGGGGACACTCCACGTCAGTTGACTTAGTCAACTGGACTCCACAGCCTCCAGCTTTCAGTCCATCTCAGCCGTCAGATATCAACGGCTGTTGGTCTGGCTCCGTCACGATTCTACCAGACGGCAAACCTGTGATCCTCTACACCGGCATTGACGAAAACAAAAGCCAAGTCCAAAACGTCGCCGTTCCGGTTAACGTCTCTGATCCCTATCTCCGAGAATGGTCTAAACCGCCGCTAAACCCTCTCATGACGCCTAACGCGGTTAACGGAATCGACCCGGACCGGTTCCGAGATCCGACCACCGCGTGGCTCGGGCTTGACGGAGAATGGAGAGTCATCGTCGGAAGCTCCACGGACGAACGCCGAGGGTTAGTGCTTCTTTACAAAAGCAGAGATTTCTTCAACTGGACGCAATCGACGAAGCCTTTACATTACGAAGACTTAACCGGAATGTGGGAATGTCCTGATTTTTTCCCGGTTTCGACAACCGGTTCGGACGGTGTTGAGACGTCGTCGTTCGTTCAGGATGAGGTTAAGTACGTGCTTAAAGTGAGTTTGATTGAGACACTACATGATTATTACACGATTGGGAGTTACGATCGTGAGAAAGATTTGTATGTACCGGATCTTGGGTTTGTGCAAGATGAAACGGCTCCGAGGTTAGATTACGGGAAATACTACGCGTCGAAAACGTTTTACGACGATGATAAGAAACGAAGGATCTTGTGGGGTTGGGTTAATGAATCGTCTCCGGCTAAAGATGATATCAAGAAGGGTTGGGCTGGTCTTCAGGTATGTTTTCAATTTGCCCTACATTTTAATAGATTCGCTTATAACAATGAAATAGCTTCGGTTTCAGATTCTTGAATCAACTTAACCGGtgtctttttttggttatcttgATTCGATGATAGTCATTTCCGAGGAAGATATGGCTAGATGAATCGGGAAAGGAATTATTACAATGGCCGATTGAAGAGATTGAGACATTGCGTGGGACACAAGTCAACTGGCACAACAAAATTCTTGAAGCAGGATCTACTCTCCAAGTTCATGGTGTCACTGCTGCACAGGTATGACTCATCCTTATTCTTAACTTAGACGACNNNNNNNNNNNNNNNNNNNNNNNNNNNNNNNNNNNNNNNNNNNNNNNNNNNNNNNNNNNNNNNNNNNNNNNNNNNNNNNNNNNNNNNNNNNNNNNNNNNNNNNNNNNNNNNNNNNNNNNNNNNNNNNNNNNNNNNNNNNNNNNNNNNNNNNNNNNNNNNNNNNNNNNNNNNNNNNNNNNNNNNNNNNNNNNNNNNNNNNNNNNNNNNNNNNNNNNNNNNNNNNNNNNNNNNNNNNNNNNNNNNNNNNNNNNNNNNNNNNCCATACGGCGCCGTTTGGGATGTAAGAATCGTATGGGGACACTCCACGTCAGTTGACTTAGTCAACTGGACTCCACAGCCTCCAGCTTTCAGTCCATCTCAGCCGTCAGATATCAACGGCTGTTGGTCTGGCTCCGTCACGATTCTACCAGACGGCAAACCTGTGATCCTCTACACCGGCATTGACGAAAACAAAAGCCAAGTCCAAAACGTCGCCGTTCCGGTTAACGTCTCTGATCCCTATCTCCGAGAATGGTCTAAACCGCCGCTAAACCCTCTCATGACGCCTAACGCGGTTAACGGAATCGACCCGGACCGGTTCCGAGATCCGACCACCGCGTGGCTCGGGCTTGACGGAGAATGGAGAGTCATCGTCGGAAGCTCCACGGACGAACGCCGAGGGTTAGTGCTTCTTTACAAAAGCAGAGATTTCTTCAACTGGACGCAATCGACGAAGCCTTTACATTACGAAGACTTAACCGGAATGTGGGAATGTCCTGATTTTTTCCCGGTTTCGACAACCGGTTCGGACGGTGTTGAGACGTCGTCGTTCGTTCAGGATGAGGTTAAGTACGTGCTTAAAGTGAGTTTGATTGAGACACTACATGATTATTACACGATTGGGAGTTACGATCGTGAGAAAGATGTGTATGTACCGGATCTTGGGTTTGTGCAAGATGAAACGGCTCCGAGGTTAGATTACGGGAAATANNNNNNNNNNNNNNNNNNNNNNNNNNNNNNNNNNNNNNNNNNNNNNNNNNNNNNNNNNNNNNNNNNNNNNNNNNNNNNNNNNNNNNNNNNNNNNNNNNNNNNNNNNNNNNNNNNNNNNNNNNNNNNNNNNNNNNNNNNNNNNNNNNNNNNNNNNNNNNNNNNNNNNNNNNNNNNNNNNNNNNNNNNNNNNNNNNNNNNNNNNNNNNNNNNNNNNNNNNNNNNNNNNNNNNNNNNNNNNNNNNNNNNNNNNNNNNNNNNNNNNNNNNNNNNNNNNNNNNNNNNNNNNNNNNNNNNNNNNNNNNNNNNNNNNNNNNNNNNNNNNNNNNNNNNNNNNNNNNNNNNNNNNNNNNNNNNNNNNNNNNNNNNNNNNNNNNNNNNNNNNNNNNNNNNNNNNNNNNNNNNNNNNNNNNNNNNNNNNNNNNNNNNNNNNNNNNNNNNNNNNNNNNNNNNNNNNNNNNNNNNNNNNNNNNNNNNNNNNNNNNNNNNNNNNNNNNNNNNNNNNNNNNNNNNNNNNNNNNNNNNNNNNNNNNNNNNNNNNNNNNNNNNNNNNNNNNNNNNNNNNNNNNNNNNNNNNNNNNNNNNNNNNNNNNNNNNNNNNNNNNNNNNNNNNNNNNNNNNNNNNNNNNNNNNNNNNNNNNNNNNNNNNNNNNNNNNNNNNNNNNNNNNNNNNNNNNNNNNNNNNNNNNNNNNNNNNNNNNNNNNNNNNNNNNNNNNNNNNNNNNNNNNNNNNNNNNNNNNNNNNNNNNNNNNNNNNNNNNNNNNNNNNNNNNNNNNNNNNNNNNNNNNNNNNNNNNNNNNNNNNNNNNNNNNNNNNNNNNNNNNNNNNNNNNNNNNNNNNNNNNNNNNNNNNNNNNNNNNNNNNNNNNNNNNNNNNNNNNNNNNNNNNNNNNNNNNNNNNNNNNNNNNNNNNNNNNNNNNNNNNNNNNNNNNNNNNNNNNNNNNNNNNNNNNNNNNNNNNNNNNNNNNNNNNNNNNNNNNNNNNNNNNNNNNNNNNNNNNNNNNNNNNNNNNNNNNNNNNNNNNNNNNNNNNNNNNNNNNNNNNNNNNNNNNNNNNNNNNNNNNNNNNNNNNNNNNNNNNNNNNNNNNNNNNNNNNNNNNNNNNNNNNNNNNNNNNNNNNNNNNNNNNNNNNNNNNNNNNNNNNNNNNNNNNNNNNNNNNNNAAGAAACGAAGGATCTTGTGGGGTTGGGTTAATGAATCGTCTCCGGCTAAAGATGATATCAAGAAGGGTTGGGCTGGTCTTCAGGTATGTTTTCAATTTGCCCTACATTTTAATAGATTCGCTTATAACAATGAAATAGCTTCGGTTTCAGATTCTTGAATCAACTTAACCGGtgtctttttttggttatcttgATTCGATGATAGTCATTTCCGAGGAAGATATGGCTAGATGAATCGGGAAAGGAATTATTACAATGGCCGATTGAAGAGATTGAGACATTGCGTGGGACACAAGTCAACTGGCACAACAAAATTCTTGAAGCAGGATCTACTCTCCAAGTTCATGGTGTCACTGCTGCACAGGTATGACTCATCCTTATTCTTAACTTAGACGACTCATCCTTATTCTTAACTTAGACGACCAGTTTAATGATGAAATGAATCGATCTTTAATATTGACCTAAACgtactttaattttcttttatttattttgatattgaGCAGGCAGATGTTGAGGTGTAATTCAAGGtaaatgaaattgaaaaagcGGATGTGATTGATCCGAGTTGTACCGGCCCACAAAAGATATGTAGTCAAGAAGAATCGTCGGTTAAGTCCGGTATAGGACCATTTGGTTTGAAGGTTTTGGCATCCAAGGACATGGAAGAGTACACGTCGGTATACTTCAGAATCTTCAAGTCGAATGATACTAATAAGAATACCAAGTACCTGGTGTTGATGTGCAGTAACCAGAACAGGTATTTAAATGTCTTACATAAATCAAAAGACACGTTTAGATTCTTTTCATATTTACATCCAATGTTAACGCAATTAACTCTGTTTTTAATGGTACTCAACTCACAGATCTTCGTTGAatgatgaaaatgataaatccGCCTTTGGTGCTTTTGTGGCGATAGACCCTTCTCACCAAACAATTTCTCTTAGGACTTTGGTAAGTTTTTAAGTATACGAAAGACATTTCCTTCAATAGATGCTTATACTACGGAAttgatgattgttttttttggtttgtgtagATTGATCACTCGATAGTTGAGAGTTATGGTGGAGGAGGCAGAATATGTATAACATCAAGAGTGTATCCAAAATTGGCAATCAGAGAAAATGCAAATCTTTTTGCCTTCAACAAAGGAACTCAAAGTGTTGATGTCGTAAGCCTAAGTGCTTGGAGCTTGAAGTCTGCTCAAATCAATGACGAGTCGATTTCACCATTTATCGAGCGTGAAGATGCACACTCACCTAAACAGTCTTGAGTGGAAAAGTTATACTACATTGTACGGggaaatataaaacaattaagaGACCACAACTTTATTATGTGATATCAATATTCTTGAACATTGTACTATTCAAATTCAAAGtttgaagtttttatttttatttttaatgtacaTCTTATTCCTACGCAAaagataatatagtttttttcatTGAAGCTACAgctatttcatttttaaaataactatttttcttTGAAGCTTAAGCTATATAGTAAAAAAGGATATTAATagaatatctttattttttcttttctgtcaTCATACTAATaggatataaaaaaaagagcatatttttatttatttatttaattatgaaatGAGAAGATTTCGTATATATTGTGAATTTCATTTTAACATTTAGGAAACAAATAatgaatatagaaaaataagtGAAACGTTACCGTTTTATAGTAAAAACGCTTTCTTCTTCCATTGGCTAATTTGGCTTTAATCTTCTCACTGCGCTCGgctacttcttcttctatctgAGAGAAGCGTCGAggtcgaggaagaagaagaaagcaacgAAAATGGCGATCAGGATTCGAATCTACGGCACTCTCTTAGTCCTTGTATTCTTGTTCTCCACCATTCGCGCTTTTTACCTTCCCGGTGTCGCTCCTCGCGATTTTCAGAAGGTACTCTTTTTAGTTATTCCGATCTCACGTTTGATGGCGTTATCGATCTAGGGTTTCCGGTGTTGATTCCGATTGTTTTGGCGTGTAATACAATCTAGATCTGTGGGAAATTACTGCGTCTAGTAATGTCGAAGGATCTTGTCTTATCAGTGAATATGAGTATAATTGCCGATTAGAGAATGTAGGGATCTGTGAAATTGGATTTATACGATTGAATGTTATAATCAGCTTAGGTTGATTCATTTCGAAGCTTTTGAGCTCATGATTTGTAAACCTTTGCTTGTGCTGTGATTGATCACAGGGGGATCCTCTTTATGTCAAAGTTAACAAATTGTCGTCTACGAAGACTCAACTTCCTTATGATTACTATTACCTGAACTACTGTAAGCCTCCCAAGATCTTGAATACCGGCGAAAATTTAGGGGAGGTTCTTATTAGAAAGtaaggaggaagagagaggagaggccGGTAAGGCCGAGccttggaagaagagaagaaaggccGGAAAGGCCATGTAAAGGCCGGTAAGGCCATGTCCGTGTCCGTGAGCGACCATGTACCGTGTCCGGTACCATGTACCGTGTCCGTGAACGGACCCATGTCCGGTGAGCGGCCAGTTAGGCCGTGAACACNNNNNNNNNNNNNNNNNNNNNNNNNNNNNNNNNNNNNNNNNNNNNNNNNNNNNNNNNNNNNNNNNNNNNNNNNNNNNNNNNNNNNNNNNNNNNNNNNNNNNNNNNNNNNNNNNNNNNNNNNNNNNNNNNNNNNNNNNNNNNNNNNNNNNNNNNNNNNNNNNNNNNNNNNNNNNNNNNNNNNNNNNNNNNNNNNNNNNNNNNNNNNNNNNNNNNNNNNNNNNNNNNNNNNNNNNNNNNNNNNNNNNNNNNNNNNNNNNNNNNNNNNNNNNNNNNNNNNNNNNNNNNNNNNNNNNNNNNNNNNNNNNNNNNNNNNNNNNNNNNNNNNNNNNNNNNNNNNNNNNNNNNNNNNNNNNNNNNNNNNNNNNNNNNNNNNNNNNNNNNNNNNNNNNNNNNNNNNNNNNNNNNNNNNNNNNNNNNNNNNNNNNNNNNNNNNNNNNNNNNNNNNNNNNNNNNNNNNNNNNNNNNNNNNNNNNNNNNNNNNNNNNNNNNNNNNNNNNNNNNNNNNNNNNNNNNNNNNNNNNNNNNNNNNNNNNNNNNNNNNNNNNNNNNNNNNNNNNNNNNNNNNNNNNNNNNNNNNNNNNNNNNNNNNNNNNNNNNNNNNNNNNNNNNNNNNNNNNNNNNNNNNNNNNNNNNNNNNNNNNNNNNNNNNNNNNNNNNNNNNNNNNNNNNNNNNNNNNNNNNNNNNNNNNNNNNNNNNNNNNNNNNNNNNNNNNNNNNNNNNNNNNNNNNNNNNNNNNNNNNNNNNNNNNNNNNNNNNNNNNNNNNNNNNNNNNNNNNNNNNNNNNNNNNNNNNNNNNNNNNNNNNNNNNNNNNNNNNNNNNNNNNNNNNNNNNNNNNNNNNNNNNNNNNNNNNNNNNNNNNNNNNNNNNNNNNNNNNNNNNNNNNNNNNNNNNNNNNNNNNNNNNNNNNNNNNNNNNNNNNNNNNNNNNNNNNNNNNNNNNNNNNNNNNNNNNNNNNNNNNNNNNNNNNNNNNNNNNNNNNNNNNNNNNNNNNNNNNNNNNNNNNNNNNNNNNNNNNNNNNNNNNNNNNNNNNNNNNNNNNNNNNNNNNNNNNNNNNNNNNNNNNNNNNNNNNNNNNNNNNNNNNNNNNNNNNNNNNNNNNNNNNNNNNNNNNNNNNNNNNNNNNNNNNNNNNNNNNNNNNNNNNNNNNNNNNNNNNNNNNNNNNNNNNNNNNNNNNNNNNNNNNNNNNNNNNNNNNNNNNNNNNNNNNNNNNNNNNNNNNNNNNNNNNNNNNNNNNNNNNNNNNNNNNNNNNNNNNNNNNNNNNNNNNNNNNNNNNNNNNNNNNNNNNNNNNNNNNNNNNNNNNNNNNNNNNNNNNNNNNNNNNNNNNNNNNNNNNNNNNNNNNNNNNNNNNNNNNNNNNNNNNNNNNNNNNNNNNNNNNNNNNNNNNNNNNNNNNNNNNNNNNNNNNNNNNNNNNNNNNNNNNNNNNNNNNNNNNNNNNNNNNNNNNNNNNNNNNNNNNNNNNNNNNNNNNNNNNNNNNNNNNNNNNNNNNNNNNNNNNNNNNNNNNNNNNNNNNNNNNNNNNNNNNNNNNNNNNNNNNNNNNNNNNNNNNNNNNNNNNNNNNNNNNNNNNNNNNNNNNNNNNNNNNNNNNNNNNNNNNNNNNNNNNNNNNNNNNNNNNNNNNNNNNNNNNNNNNNNNNNNNNNNNNNNNNNNNNNNNNNNNNNNNNNNNNNNNNNNNNNNNNNNNNNNNNNNNNNNNNNNNNNNNNNNNNNNNNNNNNNNNNNNNNNNNNNNNNNNNNNNNNNNNNNNNNNNNNNNNNNNNNNNNNNNNNNNNNNNNNNNNNNNNNNNNNNNNNNNNNNNNNNNNNNNNNNNNNNNNNNNNNNNNNNNNNNNNNNNNNNNNNNNNNNNNNNNNNNNNNNNNNNNNNNNNNNNNNNNNNNNNNNNNNNNNNNNNNNNNNNNNNNNNNNNNNNNNNNNNNNNNNNNNNNNNNNNNNNNNNNNNNNNNNNNNNNNNNNNNNNNNNNNNNNNNNNNNNNNNNNNNNNNNNNNNNNNNNNNNNNNNNNNNNNNNNNNNNNNNNNNNNNNNNNNNNNNNNNNNNNNNNNNNNNNNNNNNNNNNNNNNNNNNNNNNNNNNNNNNNNNNNNNNNNNNNNNNNNNNNNNNNNNNNNNNNNNNNNNNNNNNNNNNNNNNNNNNNNNNNNNNNNNNNNNNNNNNNNNNNNNNNNNNNNNNNNNNNNNNNNNNNNNNNNNNNNNNNNNNNNNNNNNNNNNNNNNNNNNNNNNNNNNNNNNNNNNNNNNNNNNNNNNNNNNNNNNNNNNNNNNNNNNNNNNNNNNNNNNNNNNNNNNNNNNNNNNNNNNNNNNNNNNNNNNNNNNNNNNNNNNNNNNNNNNNNNNNNNNNNNNNNNNNNNNNNNNNNNNNNNNNNNNNNNNNNNNNNNNNNNNNNNNNNNNNNNNNNNNNNNNNNNNNNNNNNNNNNNNNNNNNNNNNNNNNNNNNNNNNNNNNNNNNNNNNNNNNNNNNNNNNNNNNNNNNNNNNNNNNNNNNNNNNNNNNNNNNNNNNNNNNNNNNNNNNNNNNNNNNNNNNNNNNNNNNNNNNNNNNNNNNNNNNNNNNNNNNNNNNNNNNNNNNNNNNNNNNNNNNNNNNNNNNNNNNNNNNNNNNNNNNNNNNNNNNNNNNNNNNNNNNNNNNNNNNNNNNNNNNNNNNNNNNNNNNNNNNNNNNNNNNNNNNNNNNNNNNNNNNNNNNNNNNNNNNNNNNNNNNNNNNNNNNNNNNNNNNNNNNNNNNNNNNNNNNNNNNNNNNNNNNNNNNNNNNNNNNNNNNNNNNNNNNNNNNNNNNNNNNNNNNNNNNNNNNNNNNNNNNNNNNNNNNNNNNNNNNNNNNNNNNNNNNNNNNNNNNNNNNNNNNNNNNNNNNNNNNNNNNNNNNNNNNNNNNNNNNNNNNNNNNNNNNNNNNNNNNNNNNNNNNNNNNNNN
Coding sequences within:
- the LOC104744166 gene encoding beta-fructofuranosidase, insoluble isoenzyme CWINV3-like, with product MAKVNRSKIGLSLLLSLLLCNFITDLEASSSHQDLDQPYRTGYHFQPPRNWMNDPNGPMIYKGIYHLFYQYNPYGAVWDVRIVWGHS
- the LOC104742955 gene encoding beta-fructofuranosidase, insoluble isoenzyme CWINV3; translated protein: MAKVNRSNIGLSLLLSLLLCYFITDLEASSSHQDLNQPYRTGYHFQPPRNWMNDPNGPMIYKGIYHLFYQYNPYGAVWDVRIVWGHSTSVDLVNWTPQPPAFSPSQPSDINGCWSGSVTILPDGKPVILYTGIDENKSQVQNVAVPVNVSDPYLREWSKPPLNPLMTPNAVNGIDPDRFRDPTTAWLGLDGEWRVIVGSSTDERRGLVLLYKSRDFFNWTQSTKPLHYEDLTGMWECPDFFPVSTTGSDGVETSSFVQDEVKYVLKVSLIETLHDYYTIGSYDREKDLYVPDLGFVQDETAPRLDYGKYYASKTFYDDDKKRRILWGWVNESSPAKDDIKKGWAGLQSFPRKIWLDESGKELLQWPIEEIETLRGTQVNWHNKILEAGSTLQVHGVTAAQV